Genomic window (Blastocatellia bacterium):
AAGCTATATACAGGAGAGTCTTGGATATGGGTTTAAATACCAAATGAAAGGTAGAGACTTTCCTATAGGCTTCAAACAAATAAGCCCAAAATTAGTATTAAGAGGAAAGAAAATACTACTACACATTTCATTTGAGAAAAAAATAAAAGTTCAAAGTATAAAAAATCAAGTAAATAAGGATACTGAAAATGAATTAGTAATATGCTCAGTAGACTTAAACATTAACAACAATTTAGCAATATGCCGAATACTAAAAGCAGACGGCACACCTCTAGCCTCACGATTTATAGCGGGAGGAAAAGCTAGTAGTGGCCGTAGGAAGCGCGCTTTAGGTAGAGTGGCAAAGAAAAGGAGAAAGACTGCTACCTTACGTAAAAACGAGCAAGATAATAAGAAGCAATGGAAGTATATAAGGGACTTAGATAACTACGAAGCGCATCGTGTAAGCCGTCGCATTGTAGAGTTTGCCTGTGAGTATGGAGCAAAAGTAATAGTGTTTGAGCATTTAGGTAATTTTAAGCCACAAAAAGGCAAATACTCGCGTCGTGGAAATGAAAAACGTAGCTATTGGTTAAGGGGAAAAATATACCATTATACTCATTACAAAGCATATGAATTAGG
Coding sequences:
- a CDS encoding transposase, with product MKGRDFPIGFKQISPKLVLRGKKILLHISFEKKIKVQSIKNQVNKDTENELVICSVDLNINNNLAICRILKADGTPLASRFIAGGKASSGRRKRALGRVAKKRRKTATLRKNEQDNKKQWKYIRDLDNYEAHRVSRRIVEFACEYGAKVIVFEHLGNFKPQKGKYSRRGNEKRSYWLRGKIYHYTHYKAYELGILTSRVSPRNTSRQCAYCGKEVARHNRNEEANQYTAGAPLFTCPNGHRGNADLNAANNIGLRLFARFNKEVSLKKPALKKAGVSLLYTAEGQDKGDGQVAPPRSAVVYYDSNEVALTGQGLPLSPTPARFKIPE